GATAAAGCTCAGCTGCTGACATTGACCCCTCCAGAGATGACTGTTCTAATCGGAGGTTTACGTGTCCTGAATACTAACTTTGGACAATCCCAACATGGTGTCTTTACTAGGCAACCCGAGACACTTACCAACGATTTCTTCGTTAATCTGCTCGATATGAGAACTGTATGGAACGCATCTGCAGATGACGATAATATATTTGAAGGACAGGATCGTACAACTGGTGAACTCAAGTGGACAGGTACTCGTGTCGACCTCATCTTCGGTTCAAACTCTGAACTCAGAGCATTAGCAGAGGTCTATGCATGTGAAGACTCCCTTGAGAAGTTTCTGCGCGACTTTGTAATAGCATGGGACAAGGTCATGAACCTGGACCGGTTTGATCTTGCAGCATCATGATTCATCGTTTTAGACTACTCTATCCAACTAAATGCAGATAACTTCATCAGTTATTTTTTTTACAAACTGATGAATATCCAGCATGCACTGAGATTTCATACATTAATATTAAATTTTTTTAAACTATTTAGAGTTTTTAAGGAGGAATTTCAACATGAAAAAGGTAAAAATTGCATGGGGAATTACTGGTGCCGGTGAGAAGATAGAAAAAACAGTAGAAATGATGAAGAAAATAAATGAAGAGTATAAGGACCGTGTTGACATAGAAGTCTTCATCTCAAAATCAGGGGATCAGGTTATCAAATACTACGGACTATCTAACGAACTTGAAACAAACTTTGAAAATATTTGGGTTGAAATTAATGCTAATTCACCATTTTTAGCAGGGCAGATACAAGTGGGCAAATATGAATTCTTTTTAATCGCGCCAACTACATCCAACACCGTTGCAAAGATTTCCATGAGAATGGGAGACACATTGATTTCTAATGCCGCAATTATGGGTCAAAAGGCAGATGTTCCAATTTATCTGTTACCTGCCGACTAT
This genomic window from Methanobacterium sp. contains:
- the afpA gene encoding archaeoflavoprotein AfpA, translating into MKKVKIAWGITGAGEKIEKTVEMMKKINEEYKDRVDIEVFISKSGDQVIKYYGLSNELETNFENIWVEINANSPFLAGQIQVGKYEFFLIAPTTSNTVAKISMRMGDTLISNAAIMGQKADVPIYLLPADYEEGVTVTKLPNGKDLKISIRKEDVEHVKKLAKMYKTFIIKEPEDIKKIFAEYFDK